From the Synechococcus sp. HK01-R genome, one window contains:
- a CDS encoding iron-sulfur cluster assembly accessory protein produces the protein MPVTASPLNAATTNTADGTADGTAPHTGKDGKGILITATAMQQLAKLCREQGEDRVLRVGVRSGGCSGMSYTMDFVPASEIEESDEIYDYSSPDGASFQVICDPKSLLYIYGMQLDFSTALIGGGFNFTNPNATQTCGCGSSFAV, from the coding sequence ATGCCCGTGACCGCATCCCCTCTCAACGCTGCCACGACCAACACGGCTGACGGCACGGCTGACGGCACGGCGCCCCACACCGGGAAGGACGGCAAGGGGATCCTGATCACAGCCACGGCCATGCAGCAGCTCGCCAAGCTCTGCCGCGAACAGGGAGAGGATCGTGTCCTGCGGGTCGGGGTGCGTTCCGGTGGCTGCAGCGGCATGAGCTACACGATGGATTTTGTGCCGGCAAGCGAGATCGAGGAGAGCGATGAGATCTACGACTACAGCTCCCCAGATGGCGCCAGCTTCCAAGTGATCTGTGATCCCAAGAGCCTGCTCTACATCTATGGAATGCAGCTGGATTTCAGTACCGCCCTCATCGGTGGTGGCTTCAACTTCACCAACCCCAATGCCACGCAGACCTGTGGCTGCGGCAGCTCCTTCGCCGTTTGA
- a CDS encoding lipid-A-disaccharide synthase-related protein, producing the protein MSRLLLLSNGHGEDLSGALLGLALQQLGHQVDALPLVGNGHPYREAGLPLILRTREFSTGGLGYTSLRGRLTELVQGQVLHLLGGLVRLLKVAHRYDLVVVVGDVIPVMAAWLCRRPVATYLVAYSSHYEGVLRLPWPCGSCLSGRQSRLVFSRDQRSADDLSRQLGRPVRFLGNPFMDPVLQLQEPLPSCRRRLGLLPGSRRPELEQNLMLLLQVVERLPEPQISSGELALDLALVNSFPDPELAALVSQRGWQMNVSGQLVQGGRRITLRRGCFGSVLQSSNLLLCMAGTAAEQAVGLAKPVLQLAGQGPQFTASFAEAQRRLLGPTVFCAKGPIGSPETLSATAQLALELLERSASDPQLQEQCRTEARIRLGTIGGSTRIAQAIDDQLHLCQEPLST; encoded by the coding sequence GTGTCGCGCCTGCTGCTGCTGAGCAATGGCCATGGCGAAGATCTCTCGGGCGCCTTGCTTGGCCTTGCCCTCCAGCAACTCGGCCATCAGGTGGACGCCCTGCCTTTGGTGGGGAACGGCCACCCCTACCGAGAGGCAGGACTGCCACTGATCCTGCGCACCCGAGAATTCAGTACAGGTGGACTGGGCTACACAAGCCTGCGCGGCAGGCTGACGGAACTCGTGCAGGGTCAGGTGCTCCACCTGCTCGGTGGCCTGGTGAGGCTCCTGAAGGTCGCCCATCGCTACGACCTGGTGGTGGTGGTGGGTGATGTGATTCCGGTGATGGCGGCCTGGCTCTGCCGAAGGCCGGTCGCCACCTATCTCGTGGCCTACTCCAGTCACTATGAGGGGGTGCTGCGCCTGCCCTGGCCCTGCGGCAGCTGCCTCTCAGGCCGTCAGTCACGCCTGGTCTTCAGCCGGGACCAACGCAGCGCCGATGATCTGAGCAGGCAGCTGGGACGGCCGGTGCGCTTCCTTGGCAACCCCTTCATGGATCCTGTCCTGCAGCTCCAGGAACCGCTTCCCTCCTGCAGGCGGCGTCTTGGCCTACTTCCAGGAAGCCGGCGCCCGGAACTGGAACAGAACCTCATGCTGCTGCTTCAAGTGGTGGAGAGGCTGCCGGAGCCGCAGATCAGCAGCGGCGAACTGGCCCTTGACCTGGCTCTGGTCAACAGCTTTCCCGACCCTGAATTGGCCGCGTTGGTGAGCCAACGGGGCTGGCAGATGAACGTCAGCGGACAGCTGGTGCAAGGAGGCCGCAGGATCACCCTGCGGCGCGGCTGTTTCGGTTCCGTCTTGCAGAGCTCGAATCTGCTTCTTTGCATGGCTGGAACCGCCGCAGAGCAGGCGGTGGGCCTGGCCAAACCTGTGCTGCAGCTGGCAGGGCAAGGCCCCCAGTTCACGGCCAGCTTTGCCGAGGCCCAGCGGCGCTTGCTTGGCCCCACCGTCTTCTGCGCTAAGGGTCCCATCGGCAGCCCTGAGACCCTGAGCGCGACAGCGCAGCTCGCTCTAGAGCTACTGGAGCGCAGTGCCTCGGATCCTCAGCTTCAGGAGCAGTGCCGAACCGAAGCCCGCATCCGCCTTGGCACGATTGGCGGCAGCACCAGGATCGCCCAGGCGATCGATGATCAGCTCCACCTCTGCCAAGAGCCCCTTTCGACATGA
- a CDS encoding TIGR01777 family oxidoreductase, with product MRLLLLGCTGLVGRELIPMLLQQGHELTVVSRRPEAVRIELGAPEVTWVGVDPAQSSSWEKAGALHAALVAAEGVVNLAGEPIAEQRWTPEHLKRLFDSRIATTEHLVQAMAGLEQPPSVLVNASAVGFYGTSETASFVESSAGGDDVLGRLCQAWEAAAAQKPLATRLVMVRIGIVLAGDGGALGKMLPVFRAGFGGPIGTGRQWMSWIHRTDLCRLIQTALETPAWSGVVNGVAPNPVSMGEFAFTLGRCLGRPSLLPVPGPVLHLLLGDGARVVLDGQQVRSERLEPLGFRFSHPDLIEALASATKTSLR from the coding sequence ATGCGCCTCCTGCTGCTCGGTTGCACCGGTCTGGTGGGCCGTGAACTGATCCCCATGCTTCTCCAGCAGGGGCACGAGCTCACGGTCGTCAGCCGTCGTCCGGAGGCGGTCAGAATCGAGCTTGGGGCGCCTGAGGTCACCTGGGTGGGGGTCGATCCCGCCCAGTCATCCAGCTGGGAGAAGGCCGGAGCATTGCATGCAGCGTTGGTGGCAGCTGAAGGCGTTGTGAATCTGGCTGGGGAGCCGATTGCCGAGCAGCGCTGGACTCCCGAGCATCTGAAGCGGCTCTTCGATAGCCGCATCGCCACTACGGAGCATCTGGTGCAGGCGATGGCGGGCCTGGAGCAGCCTCCCTCCGTCTTGGTGAATGCCTCGGCCGTCGGTTTTTACGGCACCAGTGAAACCGCCTCCTTCGTGGAATCCAGTGCAGGTGGAGATGATGTGCTGGGTCGGCTCTGTCAGGCCTGGGAGGCCGCCGCAGCGCAAAAGCCCTTGGCCACAAGACTGGTGATGGTGCGGATCGGCATCGTCTTGGCCGGCGATGGCGGAGCACTGGGCAAGATGCTGCCGGTGTTCCGGGCTGGCTTCGGTGGTCCGATCGGCACCGGCCGTCAGTGGATGAGCTGGATTCATCGCACTGACCTCTGTCGTCTGATTCAGACCGCCCTGGAGACGCCGGCCTGGTCAGGGGTGGTGAATGGCGTCGCTCCTAACCCAGTGAGCATGGGGGAGTTCGCCTTCACGCTCGGTCGCTGTTTGGGGCGTCCCAGCCTGCTGCCAGTTCCTGGACCGGTGCTCCATCTGCTGCTCGGTGATGGGGCTCGTGTGGTGTTGGACGGCCAGCAGGTGCGTTCCGAGCGGCTTGAGCCACTGGGCTTCCGCTTCAGCCACCCTGATCTGATCGAGGCCCTCGCCTCTGCCACCAAGACCAGCCTCCGCTGA
- a CDS encoding cation:proton antiporter has translation MAHQLAVYLLAFGGLLLVAVLLDDLAARIRVPGILMVLLLGLLIDNKLEVSSGTASLLSLSHAAQITQIALVLVLFFGGLTTNWAEVRAVIRPAARLATLGVLLTSVLIALVILGFGSLDPDGSMAALLPKALFVGAMVGSTDASAVLALLRPLAGQLPQPLMDLIETESGFNDPMAVVLAGVALALAGGEGVAAADLVIDVVRQFLLGILLGFLGGSVTVQLLGSRTSLNHNTMLPLVSLALLMVLSGGAALMGGSPLLAAYVAGLVLGNGPSLDQAVLEEAHASFAKMAELMLFLCMGLVVEPQNVVFAAGWGLLLFLVMQLVRLLIVQALLLRTPFRPPERMFVCWAGMRGAVPIALAIDAWASGVPWGREMPPLALAVVLFGLFIQGFALVPLARRMKITLPVSGP, from the coding sequence TTGGCCCATCAACTGGCGGTGTATCTGCTTGCTTTCGGTGGCTTGCTGCTGGTGGCGGTGCTTCTGGATGATCTGGCAGCTCGGATCCGAGTGCCGGGCATCTTGATGGTGCTTCTACTTGGGCTGTTGATCGACAACAAGCTGGAAGTCTCCTCAGGCACAGCTTCCCTGCTCAGCCTGAGTCACGCCGCGCAGATCACTCAGATAGCTCTGGTGCTGGTGCTGTTCTTTGGGGGGCTGACCACCAACTGGGCTGAGGTCAGGGCTGTGATTCGCCCTGCGGCGAGGCTTGCCACCTTGGGGGTTCTCCTGACCTCAGTGTTGATCGCACTGGTGATCCTTGGTTTCGGGTCCCTTGACCCCGATGGCTCCATGGCAGCTCTGTTGCCCAAGGCCCTGTTCGTGGGCGCCATGGTTGGGAGTACCGACGCTTCGGCCGTGCTGGCACTGCTCCGCCCCCTAGCGGGTCAATTGCCTCAGCCTTTGATGGATCTGATTGAAACCGAATCCGGGTTCAATGACCCGATGGCTGTTGTTCTGGCAGGGGTGGCGCTTGCCCTTGCCGGTGGCGAGGGGGTCGCCGCTGCTGATCTGGTGATCGATGTGGTTCGCCAGTTCCTCCTCGGCATCCTGCTGGGCTTTCTTGGCGGCAGCGTCACCGTGCAGCTGCTGGGCAGTCGCACCAGCCTGAACCACAACACGATGCTTCCGCTGGTGAGCCTGGCTCTCTTGATGGTGCTCAGTGGCGGTGCGGCGTTGATGGGCGGTAGCCCCCTGCTCGCGGCTTATGTGGCCGGTCTGGTGCTCGGCAATGGCCCCAGCCTTGATCAGGCCGTCCTTGAGGAGGCCCATGCCAGTTTCGCCAAGATGGCCGAGCTCATGCTGTTTCTTTGCATGGGCCTTGTGGTGGAACCTCAAAACGTCGTTTTTGCAGCGGGTTGGGGATTGCTCCTCTTCCTCGTGATGCAGCTGGTGCGACTGCTGATCGTTCAGGCCCTGCTCCTGCGGACGCCATTTCGCCCTCCTGAGCGAATGTTCGTCTGTTGGGCAGGCATGCGGGGGGCGGTGCCGATTGCTCTAGCGATTGATGCCTGGGCTTCCGGAGTGCCCTGGGGACGCGAGATGCCACCGCTTGCTCTGGCGGTGGTTCTGTTCGGATTGTTCATTCAGGGGTTCGCGTTAGTGCCCCTCGCCCGTCGCATGAAGATCACGCTTCCCGTTAGCGGTCCCTAG
- the ndhO gene encoding NAD(P)H-quinone oxidoreductase subunit O, whose protein sequence is MAETAPALKKGTLVRVNRQAYAGSTEAAASDPLPPTYIFEGPGEILLVKGDYAQVRWRRPVPDVWLKLDQLEACG, encoded by the coding sequence ATGGCCGAGACAGCCCCCGCCCTCAAGAAAGGCACCCTGGTGCGGGTCAACCGCCAGGCCTACGCCGGCAGCACCGAAGCTGCAGCCAGCGATCCATTGCCCCCCACCTACATCTTCGAGGGCCCGGGCGAAATCCTTCTCGTGAAAGGCGACTACGCCCAAGTGCGCTGGCGTCGTCCAGTTCCGGATGTGTGGCTCAAGCTGGATCAGCTCGAAGCCTGCGGCTGA
- a CDS encoding glycosyltransferase family 39 protein has protein sequence MGPWLFRALVLLIWLLATGIDRLWWMLQSGLPAWDQADYLNSALEHGRALGLLPGGGWRGWQALLDLSPKIPPLASLVNGTVMAAAGDAPAQAAWSLSLWHGLLLLGVASWALTLRQERREARGFALLASLLLAVAPALLELRSDYVLEMSLSATVVLALWRLSCWWHPQRGGRWSQAIAAALACTVALLVKQSALLVLIPALAWVAWGSLRRGHGRRWQLLTGLILVLAGVLPWLHHNWITTLGGTNRAVLESASREGDPGPLTLAGWLWYPKLLPGQIGVVLLAVGLGGLLLWGLQCTRTDGDDSLGWRFLLVTLLAGWIVTSLSPNKDDRYIAPLLAPLILLLTRGWWQWGLWWRSRWPGSLPWLAPLALVSGLLACLPAGWSAQASRLRQQPQGPLEAIVRRAGGGDPQAAPSTLIVVPSTPDLNQHNVSYYGRRHGGQLVGRQLGGRRSDLQPVLDRASLVLLAEGDQGSVRKSATRLDQAVRRSGLFERVERFPRPQGGSYSLWRRRPQSRPLPGFEERFPTLAAGLAQGPAGLDPLFQAVALEHMLDGHRLYRDRVRRQAEQERRRDPQAVQSHWSLALLALLGNRPGEAERQFAALQVRLPGNPWPAAYRSVVLLADWAPWRASAVAAEARHRHGSQPLLVALDDLGAVLSGAFWRLPSAALSVPRAVQEVEQQLQPQASS, from the coding sequence ATGGGCCCTTGGCTGTTCCGTGCGCTTGTCCTGCTGATCTGGTTGCTTGCCACCGGAATCGACCGGCTTTGGTGGATGCTGCAGAGCGGGCTCCCCGCTTGGGATCAAGCCGACTATCTCAATAGTGCCCTTGAGCATGGTCGAGCCCTTGGGTTGCTCCCCGGTGGCGGTTGGCGGGGTTGGCAGGCCCTGCTCGATCTCTCCCCAAAGATTCCGCCCCTGGCCTCGCTGGTCAACGGCACGGTGATGGCGGCAGCCGGTGATGCCCCGGCTCAAGCGGCCTGGAGCCTCAGCCTTTGGCACGGCCTGTTGTTGCTGGGCGTCGCCTCCTGGGCCTTGACGTTGCGGCAGGAGCGCCGCGAGGCCAGAGGCTTTGCGCTCCTGGCCAGCTTGCTGTTGGCCGTCGCTCCAGCGCTGCTGGAGTTACGCAGCGACTACGTGTTGGAAATGTCTCTCAGTGCCACGGTGGTGTTGGCGCTCTGGCGTCTGAGCTGTTGGTGGCATCCCCAGCGCGGAGGCCGCTGGAGCCAAGCGATCGCGGCGGCGCTGGCCTGCACCGTGGCGCTGCTGGTGAAACAGAGTGCGCTGCTCGTGCTGATACCCGCTCTCGCCTGGGTCGCCTGGGGCTCGCTTCGTCGCGGTCATGGTCGCCGTTGGCAGCTGTTGACGGGCCTGATCCTGGTGTTGGCGGGAGTGCTGCCCTGGTTGCATCACAACTGGATCACCACCCTCGGTGGCACCAACCGGGCGGTGTTGGAGTCGGCATCCCGAGAGGGGGATCCAGGCCCGCTGACCCTGGCGGGATGGCTCTGGTATCCCAAGCTTCTGCCTGGGCAGATCGGAGTCGTTCTGCTGGCCGTCGGACTGGGAGGACTGCTGCTCTGGGGGTTGCAGTGCACCCGTACCGACGGGGATGACTCCCTGGGCTGGAGGTTTCTGCTCGTCACCCTGTTGGCGGGGTGGATCGTCACAAGCCTCAGTCCCAACAAGGACGACCGTTACATCGCACCGCTGTTGGCTCCCTTGATCCTGCTGCTGACGCGCGGCTGGTGGCAGTGGGGACTCTGGTGGCGTTCGCGCTGGCCTGGATCGTTGCCATGGCTGGCGCCGTTGGCTCTGGTCTCGGGCCTGCTGGCGTGCCTTCCGGCTGGCTGGAGTGCCCAGGCGTCTCGTTTGCGCCAGCAGCCGCAGGGCCCTTTGGAGGCCATCGTTCGCCGGGCTGGTGGAGGTGATCCCCAGGCTGCACCTTCCACGCTGATCGTTGTACCGAGTACCCCTGATCTCAATCAGCACAACGTGAGCTACTACGGCCGTCGCCACGGCGGTCAGCTGGTCGGCCGCCAGCTCGGAGGCCGTCGCAGTGACCTGCAGCCCGTGCTCGATCGCGCCAGCTTGGTGCTGCTCGCTGAGGGCGATCAGGGGTCCGTTCGCAAGAGCGCCACACGTCTTGATCAGGCGGTGCGCCGCAGTGGTCTGTTCGAGCGGGTGGAGCGCTTCCCAAGACCTCAGGGCGGCAGTTATTCCCTCTGGCGGCGGCGGCCTCAATCAAGGCCGCTCCCAGGATTTGAAGAGCGTTTCCCCACGCTTGCTGCGGGCTTGGCGCAAGGGCCTGCCGGCTTGGATCCCCTGTTTCAGGCAGTAGCTCTGGAGCACATGCTTGATGGCCATAGGCTCTATCGCGACCGGGTCCGTCGACAGGCAGAGCAAGAACGCCGACGCGATCCCCAGGCGGTTCAGTCCCATTGGAGCCTTGCCCTGCTCGCCCTGCTGGGGAATCGACCAGGCGAAGCAGAACGGCAGTTTGCTGCTCTTCAGGTGCGGCTGCCAGGAAACCCCTGGCCTGCGGCCTATCGATCTGTGGTGCTCCTGGCGGATTGGGCCCCTTGGAGGGCGAGCGCGGTGGCGGCCGAGGCTCGACATCGGCATGGCTCCCAGCCGTTGTTGGTGGCTCTGGATGACCTTGGGGCCGTGCTGTCTGGGGCCTTCTGGCGCTTGCCCTCTGCCGCTCTCTCGGTCCCCCGCGCTGTGCAGGAGGTTGAGCAGCAGCTTCAGCCGCAGGCTTCGAGCTGA
- a CDS encoding J domain-containing protein → MSRAPQLDAHGGDPYGVLGVGRTASDAEIKAAYRRLVKQHHPDAGGDPERILALNAAWELLGDADRRRSFDRTFSAMAGGSDEASRRGARNARAAQAARRSSGQGAHADDALVQWLQTVYAPIDRQLGQVINAFPAQLRALAADPYDDTLMEAFCIYVQQSRQRIDKVKTLYQSLPTPATARGFGLSVYHCLSQVEDALNELDRYTMGYVDNYLHDGREMLREAKRRRQRLQEERRRLEII, encoded by the coding sequence ATGAGTCGTGCCCCCCAGCTTGATGCCCATGGTGGTGATCCCTACGGCGTGCTGGGGGTCGGGCGCACCGCCAGTGATGCCGAGATCAAGGCTGCTTACAGGCGTCTGGTGAAACAGCATCATCCCGATGCTGGAGGCGATCCCGAGCGGATTCTGGCTCTGAATGCCGCCTGGGAACTGCTGGGGGATGCCGACAGACGTCGTTCGTTTGACCGGACGTTTTCGGCCATGGCAGGGGGGAGCGATGAGGCGAGCCGGCGGGGGGCTCGCAATGCCAGGGCTGCCCAGGCGGCCCGCCGCTCCAGCGGCCAGGGGGCCCATGCCGATGACGCCCTGGTGCAGTGGCTGCAGACTGTGTATGCCCCAATCGATCGGCAGTTGGGTCAGGTCATCAATGCCTTTCCTGCTCAACTCCGTGCTTTAGCCGCCGACCCGTATGACGACACACTGATGGAGGCGTTCTGCATCTATGTCCAGCAGAGTCGCCAGCGCATCGACAAAGTCAAGACGCTGTATCAATCCCTCCCGACGCCAGCGACGGCCCGTGGTTTCGGTTTGAGCGTCTATCACTGTCTGTCTCAGGTGGAGGATGCCCTCAACGAGTTGGATCGCTACACGATGGGTTATGTGGATAACTATCTCCACGACGGGCGCGAGATGTTGCGAGAGGCGAAACGTCGGCGTCAGCGTTTGCAAGAGGAGCGCCGTCGGCTGGAGATCATCTGA
- the cysK gene encoding cysteine synthase A, with product MPIAPDITALVGRTPLVRLNRLPAAHGCHAEILAKLESFNPTASVKDRIAGAMVQAAEASGTIHPGRTVLVEPTSGNTGIALAMVAASRGYRLILTMPDTMSTERRAMLRAYGAELQLTPGSEGMQGAIALARELVEEIPEAYLLQQFDNPANPAVHAATTAEEIWADTDGALDVFVAGVGTGGTLTGCARVLRERLPQLQVVAVEPAGSPVLTGGEPGPHRIQGIGAGFVPPVLEQDLIDEVLAVSDEEAMAMGRRLAREEGLLSGVSSGAAVAAALRIGARQEMAGRRIVVILASFGERYLSTPMFSATAVMPARRDGHL from the coding sequence ATGCCGATTGCGCCTGACATCACAGCGCTGGTGGGTCGCACCCCTCTGGTGCGCCTCAATCGGCTCCCTGCTGCCCATGGATGCCACGCGGAGATCCTCGCCAAGCTGGAAAGCTTCAACCCCACGGCTTCGGTGAAAGACCGCATTGCTGGCGCGATGGTGCAGGCGGCAGAGGCAAGCGGCACCATTCATCCTGGCCGCACGGTGCTGGTGGAACCCACCAGCGGTAACACCGGTATTGCCCTGGCGATGGTGGCGGCTTCACGCGGTTACCGCCTGATTCTCACCATGCCCGACACGATGAGCACGGAGCGGCGCGCCATGCTCCGGGCCTACGGCGCAGAGTTGCAGCTCACACCAGGTAGTGAAGGGATGCAGGGGGCGATCGCCTTGGCGCGTGAGCTGGTGGAGGAGATTCCCGAGGCTTATTTGCTGCAGCAGTTTGACAATCCGGCCAACCCTGCGGTTCATGCCGCCACCACCGCGGAGGAGATCTGGGCCGACACCGACGGTGCCTTGGATGTCTTTGTGGCCGGCGTTGGCACCGGCGGCACCCTCACCGGTTGTGCCCGAGTGCTGCGCGAGCGGCTTCCTCAGCTGCAGGTGGTGGCGGTGGAACCTGCTGGAAGCCCTGTGCTCACGGGAGGTGAGCCAGGCCCCCACCGGATCCAGGGCATCGGTGCTGGCTTTGTGCCGCCTGTCTTGGAACAGGATCTGATTGATGAGGTGCTCGCGGTCAGTGATGAGGAGGCGATGGCGATGGGTCGCCGTCTCGCCAGGGAGGAGGGTTTGCTCAGCGGTGTCAGTAGCGGTGCTGCGGTGGCAGCTGCTCTGCGGATCGGTGCACGTCAGGAGATGGCTGGCCGCCGCATCGTGGTCATCCTGGCCAGTTTCGGCGAGCGCTACTTGTCCACGCCGATGTTCAGTGCAACGGCCGTGATGCCTGCCAGGCGGGATGGGCACCTATGA